Proteins encoded in a region of the Myxococcus guangdongensis genome:
- a CDS encoding SDR family NAD(P)-dependent oxidoreductase, whose product MDLDLKDKVALVTGSTAGIGLAIVEALAREGAEVIVNGRTQARVDAAIAEVRRKQPDARLRGVAVDLGTAEGAGRFLQQVPHVDILVNNLGIFEPRPFEDITDEEWLRIFDVNVMSGVRLSRHYLKGMRQKDWGRIVFISSESGVQIPVEMIHYGVTKTAQIALARGIAEGLAGTQITANSILPGPTRSEGVEVFLGDLSRQQGVDVATVEREFFKSARPSSLLQRFATPEEVAALVAFVCSPKASAINGAALRVDGGVVRAVP is encoded by the coding sequence ATGGACCTGGACTTGAAGGACAAGGTGGCGTTGGTGACCGGCTCCACGGCGGGCATCGGCCTGGCAATCGTGGAGGCGCTCGCGCGCGAGGGAGCGGAGGTCATCGTCAATGGCCGCACCCAGGCGCGCGTGGACGCGGCCATCGCCGAGGTGCGCCGCAAGCAGCCGGACGCGCGCCTGCGCGGCGTCGCGGTGGACCTGGGCACCGCCGAGGGCGCCGGCCGCTTCCTCCAGCAGGTGCCCCACGTGGACATCCTGGTCAACAACCTGGGCATCTTCGAGCCCAGGCCCTTCGAGGACATCACCGACGAGGAGTGGCTGCGCATCTTCGACGTCAACGTGATGAGCGGCGTGCGCCTGAGCCGCCACTACCTCAAGGGCATGCGCCAGAAGGACTGGGGCCGCATCGTCTTCATCTCCAGTGAGTCCGGCGTGCAGATTCCGGTGGAGATGATTCACTACGGTGTGACGAAGACGGCCCAGATTGCGCTCGCGCGCGGCATCGCCGAGGGCCTGGCGGGCACGCAAATCACCGCCAACTCCATCCTCCCGGGCCCCACGCGCTCCGAAGGCGTGGAGGTGTTCCTGGGGGACCTGTCCCGGCAGCAGGGCGTGGACGTGGCCACGGTGGAGCGGGAGTTCTTCAAGAGCGCCCGGCCCTCGTCGCTGCTCCAGCGCTTCGCCACCCCGGAGGAGGTCGCCGCGCTGGTGGCCTTCGTGTGCAGCCCCAAGGCCTCCGCCATCAACGGCGCCGCGCTGCGCGTGGACGGCGGCGTGGTGCGCGCCGTCCCCTGA
- a CDS encoding polysaccharide biosynthesis/export family protein, with the protein MGKTSAGFWTVLGVMLLGGCAHQPAVKVDNSEQPYRIGREDVLDIAVWRDAELSRTIPVRPDGFISMPMVGEVQAAGKTPTELAESLKQGFQSYVQEPRVTVIVREVNSSRVFVTGEVTHPGAYPLRGRVSLIQAIALAGGFTDFANSDGIVVIRSDGNGGQIPVRYSDLISPDGGQDVMLRPGDTIVVP; encoded by the coding sequence ATGGGCAAGACGAGCGCGGGGTTCTGGACGGTGTTGGGGGTGATGCTGCTGGGCGGGTGCGCGCACCAGCCGGCGGTGAAGGTGGACAACTCCGAGCAGCCCTACCGCATCGGCCGTGAGGACGTGTTGGACATCGCGGTGTGGCGGGACGCGGAGCTGAGCCGCACGATTCCCGTCCGCCCGGATGGCTTCATCTCCATGCCGATGGTGGGCGAGGTGCAGGCCGCGGGCAAGACGCCCACGGAGCTGGCCGAGTCGCTGAAGCAGGGCTTCCAGTCGTATGTGCAGGAGCCGCGCGTGACGGTGATTGTCCGCGAGGTCAACAGCAGCCGCGTGTTCGTCACCGGTGAAGTCACGCACCCGGGCGCCTATCCGCTGCGCGGCCGCGTGTCGCTCATCCAGGCGATTGCCCTGGCGGGCGGCTTCACGGACTTCGCCAACTCGGACGGCATCGTGGTCATCCGCAGCGACGGCAACGGCGGGCAGATTCCGGTGCGCTACAGCGACCTCATCTCGCCTGACGGGGGCCAGGACGTGATGCTGCGTCCGGGCGACACCATCGTCGTGCCGTGA
- a CDS encoding metallophosphoesterase family protein: MKGDWKKWLLTGLMLTAPAASAATVWEPRLRISAEERYDDDLRLGGPDATGGQLMTKLSPRVGVQGRDARLDLNSFYAADVLMRHGSGKVTLDHRGGLELRHLLTRRLRVDSNVRVFRVTDPMSLPRDGLARSTSPTFYTQARVGLTGRATDRMDVRVGYGLEAVRILEDGQKAGYAHTPSLELMYRTTRRLTLGMEYRYQGFLYDNELSQSHGVAGTLRYRLTRPTTFIARAGPVRYLAPTGQEGGWVPRVNLELAREGELFDLGVAVGHDLVGASGFANALWADYASVSLARRFNHQFSAFGAASFFRNGRAPGRDWSTFSSTPLVSQGYAVGGGVEYRFGRQVAAQGAVDRIAQVGVADSAGVAGDLTRNVFAVRLIVTAW; this comes from the coding sequence GTGAAGGGCGACTGGAAGAAGTGGTTGCTGACAGGCCTGATGCTCACCGCGCCGGCGGCTTCCGCGGCGACCGTGTGGGAGCCCCGGCTGCGCATCTCCGCCGAGGAGCGCTACGACGACGATTTGCGCCTGGGCGGCCCGGATGCGACGGGCGGCCAGCTGATGACGAAGCTGTCGCCGCGCGTGGGAGTGCAGGGGCGCGACGCACGGCTGGACCTCAACAGCTTCTATGCCGCGGACGTGCTGATGCGGCATGGCTCGGGCAAGGTGACGCTGGACCACCGGGGTGGGCTGGAGTTGCGCCACCTGCTGACGCGCAGGCTGCGGGTGGACTCCAACGTGCGCGTCTTCCGCGTCACGGACCCCATGTCCCTGCCGCGTGACGGCCTGGCGCGCTCCACGTCGCCAACGTTCTACACCCAGGCCCGCGTGGGCCTGACGGGCCGCGCCACGGACCGCATGGACGTGCGCGTGGGCTACGGGCTGGAGGCGGTGCGCATCCTCGAGGATGGCCAGAAGGCGGGCTATGCGCATACGCCGTCGCTGGAGCTGATGTACCGCACCACGCGCCGGCTCACCCTGGGCATGGAGTACCGCTACCAGGGTTTCCTGTATGACAATGAATTGTCCCAGTCGCATGGCGTGGCGGGAACGCTGCGCTACCGGCTGACCCGTCCGACGACGTTCATCGCCCGGGCGGGCCCGGTGCGCTACCTGGCGCCGACGGGGCAGGAGGGCGGCTGGGTGCCTCGCGTCAACCTGGAGCTGGCGCGCGAGGGCGAGCTGTTCGACTTGGGAGTCGCCGTGGGACACGACCTGGTGGGCGCGAGCGGCTTCGCGAACGCCCTGTGGGCGGACTACGCGTCGGTGTCGCTGGCGCGCAGGTTCAACCACCAGTTCTCGGCGTTCGGCGCGGCCAGCTTCTTCCGCAACGGGCGGGCGCCCGGGCGGGACTGGTCGACGTTCAGCAGCACCCCCCTGGTGTCGCAGGGGTACGCAGTTGGAGGCGGAGTGGAGTACCGCTTCGGTCGCCAGGTGGCGGCGCAGGGGGCGGTGGATCGGATTGCCCAGGTGGGCGTGGCGGACTCGGCGGGCGTGGCGGGCGATCTGACGCGCAACGTCTTCGCGGTCCGTCTCATCGTGACGGCGTGGTGA
- a CDS encoding GumC family protein — MERGMTADQLLASLWRRKALVGAIAAVVFAVGAAIVLTRPSMYEASVVVRVEPQRPGEEMVQRTVSELIEQRLLTVRQELLARPVLQKAIEEMNLYPDIVSEKGMEAAVAQMRKDLTVRVEGETAFELTYANRDPQVASQVANRLPTIFSEETLKLRQAQAARATDLFNDEMVQMGKAVSSWEHKIAQFKVSHLGELPEQMEMNMRGLERVSHELQTKSEELRVAEARRSDLARARNAVDSEAGRLEAAESGLTRALVNARTTWTEDHPEIKRMSSELAGMTERRKDAEGRLWAERAERTRVASLIGNIQKEIVDLQAKAEGYQARLNNTPKWAHELAVMNRDYEIARTKYQSVVSRKVEAEIAQELEAKSAKSLFNVISPAGVPVTPARPDKMAGMVMVLLVALGLGVLAGAVLEMRDDSLRDGTEVRQRLTLPVLAVVPDMQGKTERRVLMPSSGSRNNVSNPTSLN; from the coding sequence ATGGAGCGTGGGATGACGGCGGACCAGCTGCTGGCCTCACTGTGGCGCCGCAAGGCGTTGGTGGGAGCCATCGCGGCAGTGGTTTTCGCGGTGGGCGCGGCCATCGTGTTGACCCGGCCGAGCATGTACGAGGCGTCGGTGGTGGTTCGCGTGGAGCCGCAGCGGCCCGGTGAAGAGATGGTGCAGCGCACCGTGAGCGAGCTCATCGAGCAGCGGTTGCTCACCGTTCGACAGGAGCTGCTGGCACGGCCCGTGCTCCAGAAGGCCATCGAGGAGATGAACCTCTACCCGGACATCGTGTCCGAGAAGGGCATGGAGGCGGCCGTCGCGCAGATGCGCAAGGATTTGACGGTGCGCGTGGAGGGGGAGACGGCGTTCGAGCTCACCTATGCGAACCGCGACCCGCAGGTGGCGTCGCAGGTGGCCAACCGGCTGCCCACCATCTTTTCGGAAGAGACGCTGAAGCTGCGCCAGGCGCAGGCGGCGCGCGCCACGGACCTCTTCAACGACGAGATGGTGCAGATGGGCAAGGCGGTGTCCAGCTGGGAGCACAAGATTGCCCAGTTCAAGGTGTCGCACCTGGGGGAGCTGCCCGAGCAGATGGAGATGAACATGCGCGGGCTCGAGCGGGTGTCGCACGAGCTGCAGACCAAGTCGGAGGAGCTGCGCGTGGCGGAGGCGCGTCGCTCGGACCTGGCCCGGGCTCGCAACGCGGTGGACAGCGAGGCGGGGCGGCTGGAGGCGGCGGAGAGCGGGCTGACGCGAGCCCTGGTCAACGCGCGCACCACGTGGACGGAGGACCACCCTGAAATCAAGCGCATGTCGTCGGAGCTCGCCGGCATGACGGAGCGCCGCAAGGACGCCGAGGGCCGGCTGTGGGCCGAGCGCGCCGAGCGCACCCGGGTGGCCAGCCTCATCGGCAACATCCAGAAGGAGATTGTCGACCTGCAGGCGAAGGCGGAGGGCTACCAGGCGCGGCTGAACAACACGCCGAAGTGGGCGCACGAGCTGGCGGTGATGAACCGCGACTACGAAATCGCGCGCACCAAGTACCAGAGCGTGGTGAGCCGCAAGGTGGAGGCGGAGATTGCCCAGGAGCTGGAGGCCAAGAGCGCCAAGAGCCTGTTCAACGTCATCTCCCCGGCGGGGGTGCCGGTGACGCCGGCCCGTCCGGACAAGATGGCGGGGATGGTGATGGTGCTGCTGGTGGCGCTGGGCCTGGGCGTGCTGGCGGGGGCGGTGTTGGAGATGCGGGATGACAGCCTGCGCGACGGGACGGAGGTGCGCCAGCGCCTGACCCTGCCGGTGCTGGCGGTGGTGCCGGACATGCAAGGCAAGACGGAGCGTCGGGTGCTGATGCCTTCGTCGGGGTCGCGCAACAACGTGTCGAACCCCACCTCGTTGAACTGA
- a CDS encoding CpsD/CapB family tyrosine-protein kinase, whose protein sequence is MDQTMERAGNFLPRVDDNAANPNAVDRRVVTLTAPASAAAEQYRSLYYRLERMRELRPMKVVALTSAMPGEGKTVTSVNLAMAAARANPERRILLVDADLRRGGVANTLGVRNKTGLAELLTGEVEVRDVVRRFNSTRLALIPAGATPEEPSQVLASPRMKQFLKAVREGFDEVYIDLPPTLPFADAAILGHQVDGVLMVIRANVTPGKTVHQAVEQLAGAPILGCVLNGAEVHATPYLKNYEKQK, encoded by the coding sequence ATGGACCAGACGATGGAGCGGGCGGGAAACTTCCTCCCCCGGGTGGATGACAACGCGGCGAATCCGAACGCGGTGGACCGGCGAGTGGTGACGCTCACGGCGCCGGCCTCGGCGGCGGCGGAGCAGTACCGCAGCCTGTACTACCGGTTGGAGCGGATGCGGGAGCTGCGGCCGATGAAGGTCGTGGCGCTCACCTCGGCGATGCCGGGTGAGGGCAAGACGGTGACCAGCGTCAACCTGGCGATGGCGGCCGCCCGGGCGAACCCGGAACGGCGCATCCTCCTGGTGGACGCGGACCTGCGGCGCGGCGGGGTGGCGAACACGCTGGGGGTGCGCAACAAGACGGGCCTGGCGGAGCTGCTCACGGGCGAGGTGGAGGTGCGCGACGTGGTGCGCCGCTTCAACTCCACGCGCCTGGCGCTCATCCCCGCCGGCGCCACGCCGGAGGAGCCGTCGCAGGTGCTGGCGAGCCCTCGCATGAAGCAGTTCCTCAAGGCGGTGCGTGAGGGCTTCGACGAGGTGTACATCGACCTGCCGCCCACGCTGCCCTTCGCCGACGCGGCCATCCTGGGCCACCAGGTGGACGGCGTGCTGATGGTCATCCGCGCCAACGTGACGCCGGGCAAGACGGTGCACCAGGCGGTGGAGCAGCTGGCCGGCGCGCCCATCCTGGGCTGCGTCCTCAACGGCGCGGAGGTGCACGCCACGCCGTACCTGAAGAACTACGAGAAGCAGAAGTAG
- the exoE gene encoding polyisoprenyl-phosphate hexose-1-phosphate transferase ExoE, with amino-acid sequence MLRVFHHYFSAKKLTFFLAESSAIALACVMGAAACAALFAPEGTRPPMAALWPTLMGLGAAFVVTFQFTLYLLDLYDLRVAAEDRARGYRFLKAAGVTAMVTGGLMLVAPLLFPVALPPGALLGGAMGALAGTLVVRVSIRALVGAPDSVLIVGDGLKARAVASAIEAGGEGSYRVIGLVDPRSSAEPLDQMAARLGAAYVVQAADDMRGANWVDSLLICRLQGRRVYDATGFCERVLRRIPVQFLRASDFAFADELTVSPLRRAFKRAFDLAVASLLLTLSAPFLLLVAVAIKLDSKGPVFYRQERTGLGGATYYLWKFRSMRTDAEKNGAVWARANDDRVTRVGKFIRRTRIDEIPQVFNVLMGEMSFVGPRPERPVFVEQLKQQIPFYGLREAVKPGLTGWAQIRYPYGASVEDARNKLEFDLYYVKNGSLFLDVGIIFHTVRHVLLGRGAR; translated from the coding sequence GTGCTCCGCGTCTTTCACCACTATTTTTCAGCCAAGAAGCTGACGTTTTTTCTCGCCGAGAGCTCGGCAATCGCACTGGCCTGCGTGATGGGCGCGGCGGCTTGTGCGGCACTCTTCGCGCCCGAGGGCACCCGGCCGCCGATGGCGGCGCTGTGGCCCACGTTGATGGGACTGGGCGCGGCCTTCGTCGTCACGTTCCAGTTCACGCTGTACCTGTTGGACTTGTATGACTTGCGCGTCGCCGCGGAGGACCGGGCGCGGGGCTACCGCTTCCTGAAGGCCGCGGGTGTCACGGCCATGGTGACGGGCGGGCTGATGCTGGTGGCGCCGCTGCTCTTCCCCGTGGCGCTTCCTCCGGGGGCGCTGCTCGGTGGGGCGATGGGCGCCCTGGCGGGCACGCTGGTGGTCCGGGTGTCCATCCGCGCGCTGGTCGGCGCGCCGGACTCGGTCCTCATCGTCGGTGACGGCCTCAAGGCCCGCGCGGTGGCGAGCGCCATCGAGGCGGGCGGCGAGGGCAGCTACCGCGTCATCGGCCTGGTGGACCCGCGCTCGAGCGCGGAGCCGCTGGACCAGATGGCGGCCCGTCTGGGCGCGGCATATGTCGTGCAGGCTGCTGACGACATGCGCGGGGCCAACTGGGTGGACTCACTGCTCATCTGCCGACTGCAGGGACGTCGCGTGTACGACGCGACGGGGTTCTGCGAGCGGGTGCTGCGGCGCATTCCCGTGCAGTTCCTCCGGGCGAGCGACTTCGCCTTCGCCGATGAGCTCACCGTGTCGCCGCTGCGTCGGGCGTTCAAGCGGGCCTTCGACCTGGCGGTGGCGTCTCTCCTGCTCACGTTGTCGGCACCGTTCCTGCTTCTGGTGGCGGTGGCCATCAAGCTGGATTCGAAGGGCCCGGTGTTCTACCGGCAGGAGCGCACGGGCCTGGGCGGCGCGACGTACTACTTGTGGAAGTTCCGCAGCATGCGGACGGACGCGGAGAAGAACGGCGCGGTGTGGGCGCGGGCGAACGATGACCGTGTCACGCGGGTGGGCAAGTTCATCCGCCGCACGCGAATCGACGAGATTCCGCAGGTGTTCAACGTGCTGATGGGGGAGATGAGCTTCGTGGGTCCGCGGCCTGAGCGGCCCGTGTTCGTCGAGCAGCTCAAGCAGCAGATTCCCTTCTATGGGCTTCGCGAGGCGGTGAAGCCGGGCCTGACGGGCTGGGCCCAGATTCGCTACCCCTACGGGGCTTCGGTGGAGGACGCGCGCAACAAGCTGGAGTTCGACCTGTACTACGTGAAGAACGGCTCGTTGTTCCTCGATGTGGGAATCATCTTCCACACCGTGAGACATGTTCTTCTCGGTCGTGGAGCTCGTTAG
- a CDS encoding gluconeogenesis factor YvcK family protein — MVGMDMDSPLPESWEDARARRERELERETERNELLQSQVDRPTRIVAIGGGTGLPMVLRGLARRATPKAGDPGVDITAVVAMSDDGGSSGRLRRLHGALPPGDIRNCLVALAGGKSALKDVFQFRFGGARGLAGHAVGNLLIAALAELKGDFLEAVRMSGELLGARGNVLPCTLASVQLVAQMHDDTEVVGERNICRAQGRVRKVSLSPRSPPPVDGLLEAIYAADLVVIGPGSLYSSLLPNLLVDGVAQALKETRALKVMVANLMTQPGETDGMSCLDHVQAVREHVGPVLDAVLVNGTEPSPEAMRRYGRRGSFTVNVDTRELIAAGVVPVRADLLKEGSRIRHDSRKVAACLLKMARSGL; from the coding sequence ATGGTGGGGATGGACATGGATTCGCCGCTCCCTGAGTCGTGGGAGGATGCGCGCGCCCGTCGTGAGCGCGAGCTGGAGCGGGAGACGGAGCGCAACGAGCTTTTGCAGTCCCAGGTGGACCGGCCCACGCGCATCGTCGCCATCGGCGGCGGCACGGGGCTGCCCATGGTGCTGCGAGGCCTGGCGCGGCGCGCGACGCCGAAGGCCGGGGACCCGGGCGTGGACATCACCGCGGTGGTGGCCATGAGCGACGACGGTGGCAGCTCCGGGCGCCTGCGCCGGCTGCACGGCGCGCTGCCGCCCGGTGACATCCGCAACTGCCTGGTGGCGCTCGCCGGTGGCAAGAGCGCGCTCAAGGACGTGTTCCAGTTCCGCTTCGGCGGGGCGAGGGGCCTGGCCGGGCACGCGGTGGGCAACCTGCTCATCGCCGCGCTCGCGGAGCTCAAGGGCGACTTCCTGGAGGCGGTGCGCATGTCCGGGGAGCTCTTGGGCGCGCGGGGCAACGTGCTGCCGTGCACGCTGGCCTCGGTGCAGCTGGTGGCGCAGATGCACGACGACACGGAAGTGGTGGGCGAGCGCAACATCTGCCGCGCCCAGGGCCGGGTGCGCAAGGTGTCCCTGAGCCCGCGCTCGCCGCCGCCGGTGGACGGCCTGCTGGAGGCCATCTACGCCGCGGACCTGGTGGTCATCGGCCCGGGCTCGCTGTACTCAAGCCTCTTGCCCAACCTCCTGGTGGACGGCGTGGCCCAGGCGCTGAAGGAGACGCGCGCGCTCAAGGTCATGGTGGCCAACCTGATGACGCAGCCGGGTGAGACGGACGGCATGTCCTGCCTGGACCACGTGCAGGCGGTGCGCGAGCACGTGGGGCCGGTGCTGGACGCGGTGCTCGTCAATGGCACGGAGCCCTCGCCGGAGGCCATGCGGCGCTACGGGCGGCGCGGCTCGTTCACGGTGAACGTGGACACGCGCGAGCTCATCGCCGCGGGCGTGGTGCCGGTGCGGGCGGACCTCCTCAAGGAGGGGTCCAGGATCCGACACGACAGCCGCAAGGTCGCCGCCTGCCTGCTGAAGATGGCGCGCAGCGGCTTGTAG